In Micromonospora sp. WMMA1363, a genomic segment contains:
- a CDS encoding acyl-CoA dehydrogenase family protein — protein sequence MTQAVEAVRRLAPRLAARAARHDRDGSFPVDDFRDLREAGLFGLMVPRELGGHGATFAGYAAVATELARGNGATALVFNMHASVTGALGAVTEDLAETLGVPEEALAARDGLLRAAADGSWYAVAMSERGAGARLSQLSTVYEPVEGGWRIKGSKTFCSGAGHADGYLVAARSAADPSVVSQFLVPAGDGVSVEETWDSLGMRATSSHDLHLDVTVPADRLLGGVEGLALVVAQLMPHWLVASYAAVYVGVARAAIDAAAEHLTARSLTGLPAVRARLGRADAAVAAADLVVAEAARRVDEAPGDVETNRWVWRAKLVAGTTAAEVAASVLEAAGTSATRRGHPLERLYRDARCGSLQPATSDVCADWLGTVALGGDPDRDGSAPRW from the coding sequence ATGACGCAGGCTGTGGAGGCGGTCCGCCGGCTGGCGCCGCGGCTCGCCGCTCGGGCCGCCAGGCACGACCGGGACGGCTCATTTCCGGTCGACGACTTCCGGGACCTTCGGGAGGCGGGTCTGTTCGGCCTGATGGTCCCCCGCGAGCTGGGTGGCCACGGCGCCACCTTCGCCGGGTACGCGGCCGTCGCCACCGAGCTGGCCCGGGGTAACGGCGCGACGGCTCTGGTGTTCAACATGCACGCCTCGGTGACCGGAGCGCTCGGTGCGGTGACCGAGGACCTCGCCGAGACGCTCGGCGTACCGGAGGAAGCGCTCGCGGCCCGGGACGGGCTGCTGCGCGCCGCGGCCGACGGTTCCTGGTACGCGGTGGCGATGAGTGAGCGCGGCGCGGGCGCCCGCCTCTCGCAGCTCAGCACGGTCTACGAGCCGGTGGAGGGGGGCTGGCGGATCAAGGGCAGCAAGACCTTCTGCTCCGGGGCCGGCCACGCCGACGGATACCTGGTGGCCGCGCGCAGCGCCGCCGACCCGTCGGTTGTCTCCCAGTTCCTGGTGCCCGCCGGTGACGGGGTGAGCGTGGAGGAGACGTGGGACTCGCTCGGGATGCGGGCCACCTCGTCGCACGACCTGCACCTGGATGTCACCGTGCCGGCGGATCGCCTGCTCGGTGGTGTGGAGGGGCTGGCCCTGGTCGTCGCGCAGCTGATGCCGCACTGGCTGGTCGCGAGCTACGCTGCGGTCTACGTCGGGGTCGCCCGGGCGGCGATCGACGCGGCGGCCGAACACCTCACCGCCCGAAGTCTCACCGGCCTGCCGGCGGTCCGGGCCCGGCTGGGCCGCGCCGACGCCGCGGTCGCGGCGGCCGACCTGGTGGTGGCCGAGGCGGCCCGTCGGGTCGACGAGGCGCCCGGCGACGTCGAGACCAACCGGTGGGTGTGGCGCGCGAAGCTGGTCGCCGGCACCACGGCGGCCGAGGTGGCGGCCTCGGTGCTGGAGGCGGCCGGGACGTCGGCGACCCGGCGTGGGCATCCGCTGGAACGGCTGTACCGGGATGCTCGCTGCGGCTCGCTGCAGCCGGCGACCTCCGACGTGTGTGCCGACTGGCTCGGCACCGTGGCGCTGGGTGGGGACCCGGACCGCGACGGATCGGCACCCCGGTGGTGA
- a CDS encoding methyltransferase domain-containing protein, whose translation MREAGRNLPRNDPRQYDDLAGEWWRPDGAFAMLHWLAAARAALVPVASRPDALLVDLGCGAGLLAPHLAGKGYRHVGVDLTTSALHQAASHGVSVLNADATAVPLASGRADVVAAGELLEHVADWRRVVAEACRLLRPGGLLVLDTLNDTALSRLLAVRIAERLPTVPRGIHDPRMFVDARALVAECGRHGVQLRLRGARPQVTRVLGWLARRVRGAGGPVRRAPRIVPTWSTAVLYQGWGIRRG comes from the coding sequence ATGCGAGAAGCGGGCCGTAACCTGCCGCGCAACGATCCGCGCCAGTACGACGACCTGGCCGGTGAGTGGTGGCGGCCGGACGGCGCGTTCGCGATGCTGCACTGGCTGGCCGCGGCCCGCGCGGCTCTCGTACCGGTGGCGTCCCGCCCCGACGCCCTCCTGGTCGACCTCGGCTGCGGGGCCGGGCTGCTCGCCCCGCACCTCGCCGGCAAGGGGTACCGACACGTCGGAGTGGACCTCACGACCTCGGCGCTGCACCAGGCGGCCAGCCACGGCGTGTCGGTGCTGAACGCCGACGCGACCGCGGTGCCGCTGGCGTCCGGCCGCGCCGACGTGGTCGCCGCGGGCGAGCTGCTGGAGCACGTCGCCGACTGGCGGCGGGTGGTGGCCGAGGCCTGCCGCCTGCTCCGCCCGGGGGGCCTGCTCGTCCTTGACACCCTCAACGACACCGCGCTGAGTCGGCTGCTGGCCGTCCGGATCGCGGAGCGGCTGCCCACGGTGCCCCGGGGCATCCACGATCCACGGATGTTCGTGGACGCTCGGGCGTTGGTCGCCGAGTGCGGCCGGCACGGCGTCCAGCTGCGGCTGCGGGGTGCCCGGCCGCAGGTGACCCGCGTGCTCGGCTGGCTGGCCCGGCGGGTCCGCGGAGCCGGGGGGCCCGTGCGGCGAGCACCGCGGATCGTGCCGACCTGGTCGACGGCCGTGCTGTACCAGGGCTGGGGGATCCGAAGGGGATAG
- a CDS encoding UbiA family prenyltransferase has product MPSTVLMPALALVRASHPEPAAAVTTVAGLLAWGVGHRGAGVVAVVLTVAASQLAVGWANDALDAGRDAAVGRTDKPVAAGAVSRRSTARAAALAALATPALALATNPSAALVATAGLLSALLYDWPLKFSPLSVLPYAVSFGSLPAFVVLALPGAPQPPVWLVAAAALLGAGAHFANALPDLADDARTGVRGLPHRLGAVGSRAAAAGLLLAATATLVIGPPGPPTAVGLAAVTAAVVVPPLTWYGSRAASRAGGRSVAAFRAVMVITLIDVVLLVSSGRVV; this is encoded by the coding sequence ATGCCGTCGACAGTGCTAATGCCGGCCCTCGCCCTGGTCAGGGCGAGCCACCCGGAGCCGGCCGCCGCCGTCACCACCGTTGCCGGCCTGCTCGCCTGGGGGGTCGGGCACCGGGGCGCCGGCGTCGTCGCCGTCGTACTCACCGTTGCCGCCAGCCAGCTCGCCGTCGGCTGGGCCAACGACGCGCTCGACGCGGGACGGGACGCCGCGGTGGGGCGTACCGACAAGCCGGTCGCCGCCGGCGCGGTGAGCCGGCGCAGCACCGCCCGAGCCGCCGCGTTGGCCGCGCTCGCCACGCCGGCGCTCGCGCTCGCGACGAACCCGTCCGCGGCGCTCGTGGCCACCGCCGGTCTGCTCTCCGCCCTGCTCTACGACTGGCCGCTGAAGTTCTCGCCGCTGTCGGTGCTCCCCTACGCGGTCTCGTTCGGGTCGCTGCCGGCCTTCGTCGTGCTCGCGCTGCCCGGCGCTCCGCAGCCGCCGGTGTGGTTGGTCGCCGCCGCGGCCCTGCTCGGTGCCGGCGCACACTTCGCGAACGCGCTGCCCGACCTCGCCGACGACGCCCGCACCGGCGTCCGGGGCCTGCCGCACCGGCTCGGCGCCGTCGGCAGCCGGGCCGCGGCCGCCGGGCTGCTGCTCGCCGCGACCGCCACGCTGGTCATCGGCCCGCCCGGGCCGCCGACCGCGGTCGGGCTGGCCGCGGTGACCGCCGCCGTCGTGGTGCCGCCCCTGACCTGGTACGGCAGCCGCGCCGCCAGCCGCGCCGGGGGACGGTCGGTGGCGGCCTTCCGGGCGGTGATGGTGATCACCCTCATCGATGTCGTTCTGCTGGTCAGTAGCGGTCGCGTGGTCTGA
- the radA gene encoding DNA repair protein RadA, with protein sequence MTTSRSTSPRAGTAGGRSRASARGPRPAYECDACGHQPPKWVGRCPECGEWGSVVECTLTGPTVSGRVVSSRLPAEPARPIATISAAPARARPTGVSELDRVLGGGLVPGAVVLLAGEPGVGKSTLLLDVAQQWAAGGGSPSLVVSGEESVSQVRLRAERMGTLHDQLYLAAESDLAAVLGHLDAVKPGLLVLDSVQTISTTGTDGVPGGVTQVRAVTAALVAVAKERGIATVLVGHVTKDGQVAGPRVLEHLVDVVLHFEGDKHSSLRMVRGVKNRFGAADEVGCFEMHEGGITSLADPSGLFLTRYSEPVPGTCVTVAMEGRRALVTEVQALIGATVAGSPRRTVSGLDSARLAMVLAVLQRRTERLTLHDREVFAATVGGIRVVEPAADLAVALAVASGGLNLAIAGHLVAIGEVGLTGEVRRVGAVPRRVAEAARLGFRLALVPPGCGPESTGVRTEQMRVVEVSDVRMALQAVARASAE encoded by the coding sequence GTGACCACCTCGCGATCCACCTCCCCGCGCGCCGGCACGGCGGGCGGGCGCAGCCGTGCCAGCGCCCGCGGGCCCCGTCCGGCCTACGAATGCGACGCCTGCGGCCACCAGCCACCCAAGTGGGTCGGGCGATGCCCGGAATGCGGCGAGTGGGGCTCGGTCGTCGAGTGCACGCTCACCGGCCCGACCGTCTCCGGGCGGGTGGTCAGTTCCCGGCTGCCCGCCGAGCCGGCCCGCCCCATCGCCACCATCAGCGCGGCCCCGGCGCGCGCCCGCCCCACCGGCGTCAGCGAGCTGGATCGGGTGCTCGGCGGCGGGCTGGTCCCCGGCGCGGTCGTGCTGCTCGCCGGGGAGCCCGGAGTCGGCAAGTCGACCCTGCTGCTCGACGTGGCGCAACAGTGGGCGGCCGGCGGGGGCAGCCCCTCGCTGGTCGTCAGCGGCGAGGAGTCGGTCAGCCAGGTCCGGCTACGCGCCGAACGGATGGGCACCCTGCACGACCAGCTCTACCTGGCCGCCGAGAGCGACCTCGCCGCGGTGCTCGGCCACCTCGACGCGGTCAAGCCCGGCCTGTTGGTGCTCGACTCGGTGCAGACCATCTCCACCACCGGCACCGACGGGGTGCCGGGCGGGGTCACCCAGGTCCGGGCGGTCACCGCGGCGCTGGTCGCGGTCGCCAAGGAACGCGGCATCGCCACCGTGCTGGTGGGGCACGTCACCAAGGATGGCCAGGTCGCCGGCCCGCGCGTGCTGGAGCACCTGGTCGACGTGGTGCTGCACTTCGAGGGTGACAAGCACTCGTCGCTACGAATGGTGCGCGGCGTGAAGAACCGGTTCGGCGCGGCCGACGAGGTCGGCTGCTTCGAAATGCACGAGGGCGGCATCACCAGCCTCGCCGACCCGTCCGGGCTCTTCCTCACCCGCTACTCGGAGCCGGTGCCGGGCACCTGTGTGACGGTGGCCATGGAGGGGCGCCGGGCCCTGGTCACCGAGGTGCAGGCACTGATCGGGGCGACCGTGGCGGGGTCGCCGAGGCGTACGGTCTCGGGGCTCGACTCGGCCCGGCTCGCCATGGTGCTGGCGGTGCTCCAGCGGCGCACCGAGCGGTTGACCCTGCACGACCGGGAGGTCTTCGCGGCCACCGTCGGTGGGATCCGGGTGGTCGAGCCCGCCGCTGACCTGGCCGTCGCCCTGGCGGTCGCCTCCGGCGGGCTGAACCTCGCCATCGCGGGGCACCTGGTGGCCATCGGCGAGGTCGGGCTCACCGGCGAGGTTCGGCGAGTCGGCGCGGTGCCGCGCCGGGTCGCCGAGGCGGCCCGGCTCGGCTTCCGGCTGGCGCTCGTGCCGCCGGGCTGCGGGCCGGAGAGCACCGGGGTCCGCACCGAACAGATGCGGGTCGTCGAGGTCTCCGACGTCCGGATGGCCCTCCAGGCGGTCGCGCGGGCGTCGGCGGAGTGA
- the disA gene encoding DNA integrity scanning diadenylate cyclase DisA: MPIDRDTTKPAGATPHARTGSVGSPARPISVNVTSGAVGDPLRANLALMAPGTALRDGLERILRGRTGALIVLGYDKVVENLCTGGFPLDVEFSATRVRELCKMDGAVVLSSDGTRIVRAAVHLMPDPSIPTEESGTRHRTAERVARQTGFPVISVSQSMRIISLYVNGLRHVLDDSAAILSRANQALATLERYKLRLDEVSGTLSALEIEDLVTVRDAVAVVQRLEMVRRIADEIAGYVVELGTDGRLLALQLDELMAGVDADRTLVIRDYLPVGRKSRTLDEALVELDLLTATELIDLVAVAKAIGYPAASDALDAAVSPRGFRLLAKVPRLPVAIVDRLVVHFGSLQRLLGATVEDLQAVEGVGDARARGVREGLSRLAEASILERYV, encoded by the coding sequence GTGCCGATCGACCGCGACACCACCAAGCCTGCCGGCGCGACGCCCCACGCCCGCACCGGCAGCGTGGGTTCGCCCGCCCGTCCGATCAGCGTCAACGTGACCAGCGGCGCCGTTGGCGACCCGCTCCGGGCCAACCTGGCCCTGATGGCACCGGGCACCGCCCTGCGCGACGGCCTGGAGCGCATCCTGCGCGGACGCACCGGCGCGTTGATCGTCCTCGGGTACGACAAGGTCGTCGAGAACCTCTGCACCGGCGGTTTCCCGCTCGATGTGGAGTTCTCCGCCACCCGGGTCCGGGAGCTGTGCAAAATGGACGGCGCGGTGGTCCTCTCCAGCGACGGCACCCGGATCGTGCGGGCGGCGGTGCACCTGATGCCCGACCCGTCCATCCCCACCGAGGAGTCCGGCACCCGGCACCGCACGGCCGAGCGGGTCGCCCGCCAGACCGGCTTCCCGGTCATCTCGGTGAGCCAGTCCATGCGGATCATCAGCCTCTACGTCAACGGCCTGCGGCACGTGCTGGACGATTCGGCGGCCATCCTGTCCCGCGCCAACCAGGCCCTCGCCACCCTGGAGCGGTACAAGCTGCGCCTGGACGAGGTTTCCGGCACGCTCTCCGCGCTGGAGATCGAGGATCTGGTCACGGTCCGGGACGCGGTCGCCGTCGTGCAGCGGCTGGAAATGGTCCGCCGGATCGCCGACGAGATCGCCGGGTACGTGGTCGAGCTGGGCACCGACGGCCGCCTGCTCGCCCTCCAGCTCGACGAGTTGATGGCCGGCGTGGACGCCGACCGCACCCTGGTCATCCGGGACTACCTGCCCGTCGGGCGCAAGTCGCGCACGCTCGACGAGGCCCTGGTCGAGCTGGACCTGCTGACCGCCACCGAGCTGATCGACCTGGTGGCGGTCGCCAAGGCGATCGGCTACCCGGCCGCCTCGGACGCGCTCGACGCCGCCGTCAGCCCGCGCGGTTTCCGGCTGCTGGCCAAGGTGCCACGACTGCCGGTGGCCATCGTCGACCGGCTGGTGGTGCACTTCGGCAGCCTCCAGCGCCTACTCGGTGCCACCGTGGAGGACCTGCAGGCGGTCGAGGGTGTCGGGGATGCCCGGGCTCGGGGCGTGCGGGAGGGGCTCTCCCGGCTCGCCGAGGCGTCGATCCTGGAACGCTACGTCTGA
- a CDS encoding peptide deformylase, with the protein MNGEEYAGLGGWTPEILSVPGEVRPVVSAPAAVLSRAGGEVDPTAEETVRLAADLVATMRVSPGCVGLAAPQIGVGAQVFAVDVTGHPKAATVHGTFVLCNATVVEASRWKSGREGCMSVPDLTGDVKRAGRLVVEGALPGTGKVVRLVTDAFEARALQHEIDHCAGLLFLDRVAGAHAIYQRKVYL; encoded by the coding sequence GTGAACGGCGAGGAGTACGCCGGCCTCGGCGGTTGGACTCCCGAGATCCTCAGCGTGCCGGGGGAGGTGCGGCCGGTGGTGTCCGCGCCGGCCGCGGTGCTCAGCCGGGCCGGCGGCGAGGTGGACCCGACCGCCGAGGAGACCGTACGCCTCGCGGCCGACCTGGTCGCCACCATGCGGGTGTCTCCGGGCTGCGTCGGCCTGGCCGCCCCGCAGATCGGGGTCGGTGCGCAGGTCTTCGCGGTCGACGTCACCGGCCATCCGAAGGCGGCCACCGTGCACGGCACCTTCGTGCTCTGCAACGCGACGGTGGTGGAGGCGAGCCGCTGGAAGTCCGGTCGGGAGGGGTGCATGTCCGTGCCCGACCTGACCGGCGACGTGAAGCGGGCCGGCCGGTTGGTGGTGGAGGGCGCGCTACCCGGGACGGGCAAGGTGGTCCGACTGGTCACCGACGCGTTCGAGGCGCGGGCGCTCCAGCACGAGATCGACCACTGCGCCGGCCTGTTGTTCCTTGACCGGGTCGCCGGCGCGCACGCGATCTACCAACGCAAGGTCTACCTCTGA
- a CDS encoding ACT domain-containing protein: MNELAITVIGRDRPGIVADVAEVLARLGANLTDSTMTRLRGHFAMTLICVGPAAADVEAALAPLAAHGQLLATVRAVTPDGELARTGEPYVMAVHGADRMGIVAAMTRVLADAGGNVTDLSTRLAGSLYVVVAEVDLPPGTAGKVAGRLASTAADLGVDVTLRPADPDVL, translated from the coding sequence ATGAACGAGCTCGCGATCACCGTCATCGGCCGGGACCGGCCGGGCATCGTGGCCGACGTGGCCGAGGTCCTCGCCCGGCTCGGCGCGAACCTCACCGACAGCACGATGACCCGGCTGCGGGGTCACTTCGCGATGACGCTGATCTGCGTGGGCCCGGCTGCCGCCGACGTCGAGGCCGCGCTGGCCCCCCTCGCCGCCCACGGGCAGCTCCTGGCGACCGTACGCGCGGTGACGCCGGACGGCGAGTTGGCGCGGACCGGCGAGCCGTACGTGATGGCAGTGCACGGTGCCGACCGGATGGGCATCGTGGCGGCGATGACCCGGGTGTTGGCCGACGCGGGTGGCAACGTCACCGACCTGAGCACCCGGCTGGCCGGGTCGCTCTACGTGGTCGTCGCCGAGGTGGACCTGCCGCCGGGCACGGCCGGGAAGGTGGCGGGCCGGCTGGCGTCGACCGCCGCGGACCTGGGCGTCGACGTGACCCTGCGGCCGGCCGATCCGGACGTGCTGTGA
- a CDS encoding A/G-specific adenine glycosylase codes for MTEPTFATLVSRWYAQNARDLPWRRPGIGPWAILVSEVMLQQTPVARVVPAWEAWLARWPEPADLATDTPAEAIRMWGRLGYPRRAVRLHECALAIVERHDGRVPDRLEQLLALPGVGTYTARAVAAFAYGQRHPVVDTNVRRVVCRAVAGEPDAAPTTRPADLAAAEELLPTEPAAAALTSAAIMELGAVVCTARSPRCGVCPIESVCAWRASGQEPPSGPTRRPQRYAGTDRQVRGLLLGVLREATAPVPRHRLDQVWSDDVQRSRALAGLVTDGLVEPVGDASFRLVGDGPPVLLP; via the coding sequence ATGACTGAACCGACCTTCGCCACCCTGGTCAGCCGGTGGTACGCACAGAACGCTCGGGACCTGCCGTGGCGCCGGCCCGGAATCGGCCCGTGGGCGATCCTGGTCAGCGAGGTGATGCTCCAGCAGACCCCGGTCGCCCGGGTGGTGCCGGCCTGGGAGGCGTGGCTCGCTCGCTGGCCCGAGCCGGCCGACCTGGCGACGGACACCCCGGCCGAGGCGATCCGCATGTGGGGGCGGCTCGGGTACCCGCGGCGGGCGGTCCGGCTACACGAATGCGCACTGGCGATCGTGGAGCGGCACGACGGGCGGGTGCCGGACCGGTTGGAGCAGCTGTTGGCCCTGCCGGGCGTCGGAACGTACACGGCGCGGGCGGTGGCGGCATTCGCGTACGGGCAACGGCACCCCGTGGTCGACACCAACGTCCGGCGCGTGGTGTGCCGGGCGGTCGCCGGCGAGCCGGACGCCGCCCCGACCACCCGCCCAGCCGACCTGGCCGCGGCTGAGGAGCTGCTCCCCACGGAACCGGCCGCCGCCGCGCTGACCAGCGCCGCGATCATGGAGCTGGGCGCGGTGGTCTGCACCGCCCGGTCGCCGCGCTGCGGCGTCTGCCCGATCGAGTCCGTCTGCGCCTGGCGCGCCTCTGGGCAGGAGCCGCCCAGCGGGCCCACCCGACGCCCGCAGCGGTACGCCGGCACCGACCGGCAGGTCCGAGGGCTGCTGCTCGGCGTGCTCCGGGAGGCGACCGCACCGGTGCCTCGGCACCGTCTGGACCAGGTGTGGTCCGACGACGTCCAGCGATCCCGAGCCCTGGCTGGGCTGGTGACCGACGGGCTCGTCGAGCCGGTCGGCGACGCGTCCTTCCGCCTGGTCGGCGACGGGCCTCCGGTCCTGCTGCCCTGA
- a CDS encoding C39 family peptidase, which translates to MTALMRKTVLTAAGAAFVGGAFAGPVAAFAAPAQTTPTAAVADRKGGDKQRELGVAYEAQPNFYYCGPAAARNALSVQGKNIDMDAMAERMRTTEAGTDSINDITPVLNTETGEDVYRSVEISDAEADDKQTDKLRDDVVRTVNEGRAVVANIAGTTTDTDGGVHSFEGGHYVSVTGYRHDGDEVKIADSANPNTAEYWVTTEALADWIATRGYSTS; encoded by the coding sequence ATGACTGCTCTGATGCGTAAGACTGTGCTGACCGCTGCTGGTGCCGCGTTCGTCGGTGGTGCTTTCGCTGGCCCGGTGGCCGCGTTCGCCGCTCCGGCGCAGACCACCCCGACCGCGGCGGTAGCCGACCGTAAGGGCGGCGACAAGCAGCGGGAACTGGGCGTGGCCTACGAGGCGCAGCCGAACTTCTACTACTGTGGTCCGGCCGCCGCCCGTAACGCCCTGTCGGTGCAGGGCAAGAACATCGACATGGACGCGATGGCCGAGCGGATGCGTACCACCGAGGCCGGCACCGACTCGATCAACGACATCACCCCGGTGCTGAACACCGAGACCGGCGAGGACGTCTACCGCAGCGTCGAGATCAGCGACGCCGAGGCCGACGACAAGCAGACCGACAAGCTGCGTGACGACGTCGTGCGCACCGTCAACGAGGGGCGCGCCGTGGTCGCCAACATCGCCGGCACCACCACCGACACCGACGGCGGCGTGCACTCCTTCGAGGGCGGCCACTACGTCTCGGTCACCGGCTACCGCCACGACGGCGACGAGGTGAAGATCGCCGACTCGGCGAACCCGAACACCGCCGAGTACTGGGTGACCACCGAGGCCCTGGCCGACTGGATCGCCACCCGCGGCTACTCCACCAGCTGA
- a CDS encoding ATP-dependent Clp protease ATP-binding subunit — MFERFTDRARRVVVLAQEEARMLNHNYIGTEHILLGLIHEGEGVAAKALESLGISLEGVRQQVEEIIGQGQQAPSGHIPFTPRAKKVLELSLREALQLGHNYIGTEHILLGLIREGEGVAAQVLVKLGADLNRVRQQVIQLLSGYQGKEPAAAGAAPGEAAPSTSLVLDQFGRNLTQAAREGKLDPVIGREKEIERVMQVLSRRTKNNPVLIGEPGVGKTAVVEGLSQKIIKGEVPETLKDKQLYTLDLGALVAGSRYRGDFEERLKKVLKEIRTRGDIILFIDEIHTLVGAGAAEGAIDAASILKPMLARGELQTIGATTLDEYRKHLEKDAALERRFQPIQVGEPSLAHTIEILKGLRDRYEAHHRVSITDAALVAAATLADRYISDRFLPDKAIDLIDEAGARMRIRRMTAPPDLRDFDERIAQVRRDKESAIDAQDFERAAQLRDKEKQLLGQKAQREKEWKAGDLDVVSEVDDEQIAEVLGNWTGIPVYKLTEEETSRLLRMEDELHKRVIGQEDAVKAVSKAIRRTRAGLKDPKRPSGSFIFAGPSGVGKTELSKALAEFLFGSEDALIQLDMSEFHDRYTVSRLVGAPPGYVGYDEGGQLTEKVRRRPFSVVLFDEIEKAHPDVFNTLLQILEDGRLTDGQGRIVDFKNTVIILTTNLGTRDVAKAVSLGFQASDDSESNYDRMKQKVNDELKQHFRPEFLNRIDDTIVFHQLRHQEILSIVDIMISRIEAQLRNKDMGLELTDNAKKYLATKGFDPVLGARPLRRTIQRDIEDNLSERILFNELTPGQIVVVDCEGDPNDIDKSKLVFRGADRPVDVPDAVPANLSGTATGPDEQIA; from the coding sequence ATGTTCGAGCGGTTCACCGACCGAGCGCGACGGGTTGTCGTCCTGGCCCAGGAAGAGGCCCGGATGCTCAACCACAACTACATCGGTACGGAGCACATCCTGCTGGGCCTGATCCACGAGGGTGAGGGCGTCGCGGCGAAGGCCCTGGAGAGCCTCGGCATCTCCCTCGAGGGCGTCCGCCAGCAGGTCGAGGAGATCATCGGCCAGGGCCAGCAGGCGCCGAGCGGGCACATCCCGTTCACGCCGCGGGCCAAGAAGGTGCTGGAGCTGTCGCTGCGGGAGGCGCTGCAACTCGGCCACAACTACATCGGCACGGAGCACATCCTGCTCGGTCTGATCCGCGAGGGTGAGGGCGTCGCCGCCCAGGTGCTGGTCAAGCTGGGGGCCGACCTCAACCGGGTCCGTCAGCAGGTGATCCAGCTGCTCTCCGGCTACCAGGGCAAGGAGCCCGCCGCGGCCGGCGCCGCGCCGGGTGAGGCCGCGCCGTCGACCAGCCTCGTGTTGGACCAGTTCGGCCGCAACCTGACCCAGGCCGCCCGTGAGGGCAAGCTCGACCCGGTCATCGGGCGCGAGAAGGAAATCGAGCGGGTCATGCAGGTGCTCTCCCGTCGTACCAAGAACAACCCGGTCCTGATCGGTGAGCCCGGCGTCGGTAAGACCGCCGTGGTGGAGGGCCTGTCCCAGAAGATCATCAAGGGTGAGGTGCCGGAGACGCTGAAGGACAAGCAGCTCTACACCCTCGATCTCGGTGCTCTGGTCGCCGGTTCCCGCTACCGCGGTGACTTCGAGGAGCGCCTGAAGAAGGTGCTGAAGGAGATTCGCACCCGGGGTGACATCATCCTCTTCATCGACGAGATCCACACTCTGGTGGGTGCGGGTGCCGCCGAGGGCGCGATCGACGCGGCGAGCATCCTCAAGCCGATGCTGGCCCGCGGTGAGCTGCAGACGATCGGTGCGACGACGCTGGACGAGTACCGCAAGCACCTGGAGAAGGACGCCGCCCTCGAGCGCCGCTTCCAGCCGATCCAGGTGGGCGAGCCGTCGCTGGCGCACACCATCGAGATCCTCAAGGGCCTGCGGGACCGGTACGAGGCGCACCACCGGGTGAGCATCACCGACGCCGCGCTGGTGGCCGCCGCGACGCTGGCCGACCGGTACATCTCCGACCGCTTCCTGCCGGACAAGGCGATCGACCTGATCGACGAGGCCGGCGCCCGGATGCGGATCCGCCGGATGACCGCGCCGCCGGACCTGCGGGACTTCGACGAGCGGATCGCTCAGGTGCGTCGCGACAAGGAGTCCGCGATCGACGCGCAGGACTTCGAGCGGGCCGCCCAGTTGCGCGACAAGGAGAAGCAGCTCCTCGGCCAGAAGGCGCAGCGGGAGAAGGAGTGGAAGGCCGGTGACCTGGACGTCGTGTCCGAGGTCGACGACGAGCAGATCGCCGAGGTGCTCGGTAACTGGACCGGCATCCCGGTCTACAAGCTGACCGAGGAGGAGACCTCGCGGCTGCTGCGCATGGAGGACGAGCTGCACAAGCGCGTCATCGGCCAGGAGGACGCGGTCAAGGCGGTCTCGAAGGCGATTCGGCGTACCCGGGCCGGTCTGAAGGACCCGAAGCGCCCGTCCGGCTCGTTCATCTTCGCCGGCCCGTCCGGTGTCGGTAAGACCGAGCTGTCCAAGGCCCTCGCGGAGTTCCTGTTCGGCAGCGAGGACGCGCTGATCCAGCTGGACATGTCCGAGTTCCACGACCGGTACACGGTCTCCCGGCTGGTGGGTGCTCCTCCCGGCTATGTGGGCTACGACGAGGGCGGGCAGCTGACCGAGAAGGTGCGGCGCCGGCCGTTCTCGGTGGTTCTCTTCGACGAGATCGAGAAGGCCCACCCGGACGTGTTCAACACGCTCCTGCAGATCCTGGAGGACGGGCGGCTCACCGACGGTCAGGGCCGGATCGTGGACTTCAAGAACACGGTCATCATCCTGACCACCAACCTCGGTACGCGGGACGTCGCCAAGGCGGTGTCGCTGGGCTTCCAGGCTTCTGACGACTCCGAGTCGAACTACGACCGGATGAAGCAGAAGGTCAACGACGAGCTCAAGCAGCACTTCCGGCCCGAGTTCCTCAACCGGATCGACGACACCATCGTCTTCCACCAGCTGCGCCATCAGGAGATCCTGTCGATCGTCGACATCATGATCTCCCGCATCGAGGCACAGCTGCGGAACAAGGACATGGGCCTGGAGCTGACCGACAACGCCAAGAAGTACCTGGCGACCAAGGGCTTCGACCCGGTTCTCGGTGCCCGTCCGCTGCGTCGCACGATTCAGCGCGACATCGAGGACAATCTGTCCGAGCGGATCCTCTTCAACGAGCTGACCCCGGGGCAGATCGTTGTGGTGGACTGCGAGGGTGACCCGAACGACATCGACAAGTCCAAGCTCGTCTTCCGTGGTGCGGACAGGCCGGTCGACGTGCCGGACGCCGTCCCGGCCAACCTGAGCGGCACCGCCACCGGGCCGGACGAGCAGATCGCCTGA